The Pseudanabaena sp. ABRG5-3 genome includes the window CCCGTATCGCTAATCGTAAAGCAAAAATACTCGCCTTGTTCAAAATTCTGACGACAGACTTTGACTTGAATTTCCCCTGACTTAGTGAATTTACAAGCGTTACTTAAGACATTCAATAGGACTTGCCGTAAACGGGTCATATCTGTATGAATGCCGCCAAGCCGAGGATCGCAATCAACAATTAAGTGATTATTATTTTTGATGAGTAATGGTTGAATTGATGTGGTGGTATTTCTAATCAGAATAGGAACATCAAAATCATCGTAATGGATTTCTAATTTACCTGCCTCAATTTTGGTCATGTCCAAAATATCGTTAATCAAATCCAGTAAATGCTTTCCCGATTGATAAATTTTTTGGAGATCTTGAACAAAATCCTGTAAGCCAAGTTCATCTGCGTCCTCTTGCAACATTTCGCTATAACCGATGATGGCATTGAGGGGTGTGCGTAACTCATGGCTCATATTTGCCACAAAGGTGCTTTTTGTGCGATTGGCTTCCAAGGCGCGATCGCGGGCTAAGGCAAGTTCTTCATTCATCAATCGTAGTGCTTCCTCATCCCGTTTACGCAACATTAATGCTCCTAACTGCATAGCGATCGCCCCGATTAAACCCACCAATTGTTGATCACCATCATTAGGACATCTGGTAAAAAAAGCCATGATCGCCACAACCTGAGTATTGGCACTCACAGGAATTGCCAAGCCTGATCGCAACCCACATTCCATCGCAGGATATTTGCGGAGAAAACTGGCTTCAGGTTCAAGGGAAATATCCCAAATCCATTCTGGACGCTGATGTCCCCAGACTCTGCCCGGAAAGCCAAGTCCTGAAGAGAAGGAAATCTTTTCACTATAGTGGCGAAATTCCTGCAATCCTTCAATGCTGCTATACCATGCGGGACTACATACCAAAACTTTGCTATCAGAGGATGGTATCCATGCTTCACCATAGTCCCATCCCGTAAATTGACAAATTTTGCTGAGAGTAATTTCTAATGCGGATTGGAAGTCATTGGCAGCACTAATTTCTAAGGTCAGGCGTTGCAATAACTGGGATTCTTCTTCGGCTCGCTTGCGTTGAGTAATATCCTGAACCGTACCTTCAAAACCAACTAGAGTTCCCTCTTCATCTCGAACTGCCCGCACATTTTCTGAAATCCAGATTTTTGTGCGATCCCGTCGATAGACCTGCGACTCAAAGTTAGTCACAGTTTCGTGGGAAAGCAAAATATCAATAAATTCTTGGCGACGTGATGGATTTACATAAAGCTGATTCGCAATATTGGTAACATTATTAATCAGTGATGACGCGGAAGGATATCCATAAATTTTTGCCAACATTGGGTTGGCAATTAAATAACGCCCATCGATCGTTGTCCGAAAAATCCCCTCGATCGCATTCTCAAAGATACTTTTATATTTAGCTTCGGCACTTTCTAGTTCATTACGCAGTTTAGAAGTTCTGGACTTTAGCAACTTATGGATTTCAGTTGCCTGTTGGATCACTTGAATCAATTCTTCGACACGATAGGGTTTGGTGATATATTTAAAAACCTTTGATTGATTAATAGCTTCAACCAAATCATGAACGTCAGTATGAGCCGTTAAGATAATACGTAAAGTGTCAGGATAAATCTCAGCGACTTGACTCAATAGCTCTGTACCCGACATCATCGGCATTCTTTGATCGGAAATGATCACACCGATATCTGGCTCACTTTCTAAAATCGCTAAAGCTTCAAATCCATTTTTAGCTCGTAGAATCTGATAACTATGATGAAAAATGCGATATAGCAGATCTAAGTTATCCACTTCATCGTCAACGATTAGCAACTTGTTTTTTGGTGAGCTATCCATGAGTATTTGTACAAATGAGTTTTCGCCCTAAGAAAATTAACTGATTGGAGACGGATACCCCTAAGATTTAGATAAAACATTCCTACTACAGCGCTTGATGCGGTAGTAATAAACAATATTTTGGTTGTAAATAGTACAAATCAGCACTGTTACCCCCAATATTGTGATTTGTTTAATCGTAGAGTGCTGTAGTTCAAAAACAATTTAAGCAAAAATACATTATGAAAATTGTAGTGACAGGTGCTACGGGATTTGTCGGAACCAAATTAGTTGAGCAATTACATGCTTTGGGCGATCACATTGTGGTCTTGGCTCGTAATTCCCAAAAAGCCAGTAGTCTATTTCCCCAGTCATCTTTTCCCAATGTGGAAGTAGTTGGCTACAACCCATTTAAATTGGGAGATTGGGCAGGGGTGATTTCTGGTAGTGATGCCGTCATTAACCTTGCGGGTGAACCTCTTGCAGGTGTGCGATGGACTGATAAACGTAAGCAGGAGATCCGCGATAGTCGCATTTTAACTACTAAAGTATTGGTTGAAGCGATCGCCCAAGCCGAAGTGAGACCTCAAGTTTTAATCAGTGGCTCAGCGATCGGCTATTACGGAACCAGCCTCGATAAGACCTTTGATGAATATAGCGCCGCAGGCGATGACTTTTTGGCAAATGTTTGTAAATACTGGGAAGATGCTGCTGATGCCGTTACTGGTTTGGGGGTACGCCTAGTAAAGCTCAGAACAGGTATTGTTTTGGGTATGGGTGGGGCGATCGCCAAGATGCTACCGATTTTCCAAGTTGGTGGTGGCGGTAAACTGGGAACAGGTAAGCAATGGTTTTCATGGATTCATCGCGATGATCTCATCAAGCTAATCATCTATGCGCTGAAAAATTCGGAAGTGACGGGTGCAATCAATGCCACAGCTCCTCAACCTGTGACCAATGAAGATTTCACGATTGCCCTATCCAAAGCCATCAAGCGTCCCGCTTTTTTACCAGCACCTGCGGCGGCTTTAATCTTGGTATTTGGTGAAGGCGCAACAGTATTGTTAGATGGTCAGCGTGTGATTCCCCACAAAGCCACAATCCATAAATTCGCTTTTAAATATCCCGATATTGATTCAGCATTGACCCAAATTTTGGCTTAATTCCCACTTTTGTTTAACGTCAGTTCGGGTTAAGTTAGCAAATTTTCAAAGACCAAAAGTAAAAGCCTTGCTACGCAAGGCTTTTACTTTTGGTCTTTGAGAGAGGCTTTGCTACGCAAAGCCTCTCTCAAAGACCGTTTCAAATTATTCCGAACTCGCGTTAATTCACTTTGCAAATTAACCAAAATAAAAAACCTCGCTTAGCGAGGTTTTTTATTAGATGGGCCGAGCTGGATTTGAACCAGCGTAGGCGTAGCCAGCGGATTTACAGTCCGCCCCCATTAACCACTCGGGCATCGACCCTTTGCTCAGATGTCTTCCAAGCGAATCTAATCATATACACTTATTGCACCACTGGCAAGAGGTATTTCAAAAAAAATAAAAATGCTCTTTGACCTCTGAGATTAAGCTTGTTTTTTTGGGGAATATCGAAACCCGATCGCGATCGCACTTAAAAAAATGATCCCCATCAAACCTGCTAGGGGATTGCCATTCAGTCCTGTTACCCACTCAGGTACAGCCCCTGTCGGTTTGAGCAAATGGGTTGTATTGACGATGTAATAACACCACACTAGTCCCCCATGTAAGCCGATCGCCACACCTAAACGACCATCACACCGCCATCTCGCCAGTACTAGCGCCATACTGAGAATGACCAACCCGACAAATTGACTCCATGTCGCCAGAATGACATTTAGGGGTTTAATAAAATGCAAGACTGCAAAAAAGAGACTGGCGGAGATCAGCGCCGTCCTTTTAGAGTAGTCACGCTCAAGTTCTGACAAAATCCAACCACGAAACAGCATTTCCTCCGCAAAGCCTACACCAATCGAAGTCAATAGCCCCGGAGCAATCGCACCTTGCCAATCTACAAAATAGACTCCGATCGCTGGTAATAATCTGGTTGGTAGGGGATCATGCCAATGCACCGTTTGCAAGGCTAGCCAACCTAAGCTCGCTTGTAAACCCATGAAGATAAAGAGGGTGGCACTCCCTAAACTCAAACCAAATAAAAAATCACGCCCATTTTGACTAGTAAAAGATAGCCCGTAATAGCGAAAGGGATGGGCATATTGAGAAATTTTGCGCCCCCACCACCAAATTAAGCCCAAAAATTCGCAATACAACAAAATTGTGAGTGCAATCCCCACTGGTTCGCCAAAAATCAAATACATCGGTGCTGAGATCGGTAGCCAGATGGCTAGTAATGTCAGCAAAAATAGAATGATGCGGATTGGAGCCTGATAGGAGTTTAATCGAGAAATTAAGCGATCGAAGTTCACAACAAAAAGGTAGGACTATTACTAAGAACAATCCTACCTTTTCTCTATTGCATAAGAAGCAAGGCTTTGCCTTGCTTTTATCCCAATTCTTTGTCAATCCTCAAAATAGCTTTGCCATTTTGAGGATTGAAATTACTTATTCTTCTGGTTCGATGGTGCTAGTTAAACCTTTACTTTGTAACCCTTCACAATAAAACTCAGCATGTTCCTGTACACAGGTAATCACTAGAGCGCAGCCACTAGCATGGGCCGCCATCATAATATCCACAGCTTGAGGCTGGGTTAGCCCATTAACAACCTGCATTAAAGTTTGGACTACATATTCCATCGAGTTGTAGTCGTCGTTATGCAATAAAACTCGATATCTTGGTGCAATTTTGCGTATGGTTGTAGGACGAGTAATAGTTTCAGTAGACATATATTTCTGTTGCCTCCAGTAAGGATGAATTTATGGGGATAGTTATAGGATTAAAGTTTGGTGCATTAAGAGGGATTAGAGTGTTTGCATAAATGCGATGTGGATAACACAATTCAATCTCATGTTTGCATAGTAGCCCTGAAAGCTGAGACGGTAATAATACTTAATACATACCCATACATTATAAGTACGAATCCCAAAAATGTGAAGCATGGATCAAAAGAGATTGGCGGCGCTTCGCGCTGCCAATCTCTTTTGGCTTTAGGGATAAATTAACCAACCAAACTTACCAATTCCGAAGCCAAAATATAAAGCGATCGCGACAATAAACAGCACAACTGAACCAATCATTAGTACATAATCAGGAATAGTGAGTGACGACTCATGGAGATAGGTACGATTGGAACTGCCAGAAAAAGCTTTTGACTGTAAAACAATCTCTAATTTTTGGGATTTAGAAAGGGAATTTAAAATTAAAGGCACGGCAACCTTGGCATAAACCTGTGCTTTCTGGAAAACCCCCATCTTCTCAAAATTCAGTCCTCGTAAGCGCTGAGACTCGATAATTGATTGTACTTCCTCTAATAGCAATGGCACAAATCGCAAGGTAGATGAGAAGATAAATACCACTTTGTAGGGAATCTTAGCCCTTACCATACCTACAGTCATTTGATTAACATCAGTTGTAAAAATTGCTAAGGGAATTACTAAAATCATCGTTAGGGTTTTAAAGACTATATTTAATCCATACAATGTTCCTTCCCAACTCATTTTTGCGCCGCCAATCAGCCACCATGGTTGCGGAAAGCTAAATATAGTCGTTAACTCTGATTTGTGAGCGAGAAGTTTTACTTGCTCCACATTAAAAAATCCCATACTCACTATCAGGAAAAGATAAAAGGGAATCATTACTTTTAAAATTGTTCCTAAGTAGTTCAGTCTCACTCCTGCGAGAATGCAAGCTAAAATCACGCTCAGCATTAAGACACCGCCAGCAATCGGGCTTTCCCAAACAAAGGCAAGGATCGTAATGGAAAGTATGGTTACTAACTTAGATCGAAAATCTAAGCGCGTGAATAGAGAATCATATTTAACGGTTTGGATTTTCATAGGACTTCATGACTAATTTGCGTTAAGTAGTTCAACCAGATCTCGTACCGACCACTACGCGAGCGGTACGAGATTTTAGGTTTTAAGTTTACCTAGGCTTAGCTGCTGAAAACAATTGGCAAACTCTTGGGGAGTAACAAGTGGATAGTCCCGATCGCAGATTTTACTGAGGTGCTGTGATAGCACTACAGACTGTGGTGGGGTGAGATAGGTGGACTCTAGTAAATCAGTTTGATGATAGGCTTGGCGCAAGGGGGCATCTAGTAAAACTGTGCCTTTGCCCATGACGATCGCGCGATCGGCGTAATCGGGCATTAAATATAGATGGTGCGTAATCACAATTACAGTCTTGCCCATTTGATGCAGTTGCCGACTCACTTCTAGAATAGAATTTGCACCTTGATAATCCTGTCCTGTAGTTGGTTCGTCAAAAATGATGATATCGGGATTCATGGCTAATAGAGCCGCAATTACGATCCTACCGCGTTCGCCTTTCGGTAAAGATAAGGGATGGGCGTTGCGATGTTCCCATAGCTGCATGGCTTTGAGACTGCGCGTTGTTTCTTGGTTGACCGCTTCAGGTTTATAGCCGAGGAAGGGCAATGCGAAGGAGACTTCTTTCTCAACACTAGTATTGAAGATTTGATTGTCGGGGTTTTGGGCGAGATAACCAATGGATTGAGCAAGTTCGCTAACGGATAGTTGACTCGTATCGCGATCGCGTACTAATACTTTACCACTAGTGGGTTTGAGGAGATTCAGGAAATGTTTAACTAAGGTGCTTTTACCTGCTCCATTCTGTCCAACGATGAGGACATATTCTCCTTCATGGATATCGATGGAGATATCTTTTAATGCTTCAGTGCCATCATCGTAGATATGTTGGAGATTTTGCACTGAGAGAACAGGGGATTTGTTGAGGTTGATAGAATTTGGTGTTGAGAAATCTGGCGGGGCAATGATTTGACTTTGCGATCGCAAAATCTCTAAAGCTTTA containing:
- a CDS encoding energy-coupling factor transporter transmembrane component T family protein; its protein translation is MKIQTVKYDSLFTRLDFRSKLVTILSITILAFVWESPIAGGVLMLSVILACILAGVRLNYLGTILKVMIPFYLFLIVSMGFFNVEQVKLLAHKSELTTIFSFPQPWWLIGGAKMSWEGTLYGLNIVFKTLTMILVIPLAIFTTDVNQMTVGMVRAKIPYKVVFIFSSTLRFVPLLLEEVQSIIESQRLRGLNFEKMGVFQKAQVYAKVAVPLILNSLSKSQKLEIVLQSKAFSGSSNRTYLHESSLTIPDYVLMIGSVVLFIVAIALYFGFGIGKFGWLIYP
- a CDS encoding response regulator, with the translated sequence MDSSPKNKLLIVDDEVDNLDLLYRIFHHSYQILRAKNGFEALAILESEPDIGVIISDQRMPMMSGTELLSQVAEIYPDTLRIILTAHTDVHDLVEAINQSKVFKYITKPYRVEELIQVIQQATEIHKLLKSRTSKLRNELESAEAKYKSIFENAIEGIFRTTIDGRYLIANPMLAKIYGYPSASSLINNVTNIANQLYVNPSRRQEFIDILLSHETVTNFESQVYRRDRTKIWISENVRAVRDEEGTLVGFEGTVQDITQRKRAEEESQLLQRLTLEISAANDFQSALEITLSKICQFTGWDYGEAWIPSSDSKVLVCSPAWYSSIEGLQEFRHYSEKISFSSGLGFPGRVWGHQRPEWIWDISLEPEASFLRKYPAMECGLRSGLAIPVSANTQVVAIMAFFTRCPNDGDQQLVGLIGAIAMQLGALMLRKRDEEALRLMNEELALARDRALEANRTKSTFVANMSHELRTPLNAIIGYSEMLQEDADELGLQDFVQDLQKIYQSGKHLLDLINDILDMTKIEAGKLEIHYDDFDVPILIRNTTTSIQPLLIKNNNHLIVDCDPRLGGIHTDMTRLRQVLLNVLSNACKFTKSGEIQVKVCRQNFEQGEYFCFTISDTGIGISPENIQKLFQPFNQADSSTTRQYGGTGLGLAISHRLCQMMGGEITVQSVLGQGSTFTIYLPINSEITKQNNKHKLSVSPKQPLIANQSNLDNKLEKPIYPSILVIDDDPNVHEYTKSYLSHLGVFIYSAFNGEDGLDLAHKILPNAIILDVQMPSMNGWEVLKDLKSQPLTSGIPIILLTINNDYHESYEIGAHDYLFKPIDRDRLILSIDKHRHTPKAQLSILIIEDDINIRSMLRRMLEKENCLVMEAQDGHEALAVLVKQTPQLILLDLMMPNIDGFEFIHLLRLRQDLPSIPIIIITAKDLTNEDYVRLSGSVQKILQKTNFSYVQLLEEIVQRLYKFGILTKN
- a CDS encoding TIGR01777 family oxidoreductase, coding for MKIVVTGATGFVGTKLVEQLHALGDHIVVLARNSQKASSLFPQSSFPNVEVVGYNPFKLGDWAGVISGSDAVINLAGEPLAGVRWTDKRKQEIRDSRILTTKVLVEAIAQAEVRPQVLISGSAIGYYGTSLDKTFDEYSAAGDDFLANVCKYWEDAADAVTGLGVRLVKLRTGIVLGMGGAIAKMLPIFQVGGGGKLGTGKQWFSWIHRDDLIKLIIYALKNSEVTGAINATAPQPVTNEDFTIALSKAIKRPAFLPAPAAALILVFGEGATVLLDGQRVIPHKATIHKFAFKYPDIDSALTQILA
- a CDS encoding ABC transporter ATP-binding protein, with translation MQAIAVLDKVSYIYPNSKETVLKDISLTINKGEFLGIIGATGAGKTTLCLALTGIVPQFYGGRFFGKIAIAGLDSLEHPVSELARHVGIVFEDPEVQITATSVENEIAFALENLCVPREEILRRIPIVLKSVRLEGFEQKNPQELSGGQKQRLAIAAALALQPDLLILDEPTSQLDPIGSQEVFATVRELKEKLGVAIVMVSHAAEEMAEFCDRIALLSEGKLQALGTPAEIYGQVDLLQQNKLRPPEVAQAFHKIQQKGIHLDRIPVTLESGIKALEILRSQSQIIAPPDFSTPNSINLNKSPVLSVQNLQHIYDDGTEALKDISIDIHEGEYVLIVGQNGAGKSTLVKHFLNLLKPTSGKVLVRDRDTSQLSVSELAQSIGYLAQNPDNQIFNTSVEKEVSFALPFLGYKPEAVNQETTRSLKAMQLWEHRNAHPLSLPKGERGRIVIAALLAMNPDIIIFDEPTTGQDYQGANSILEVSRQLHQMGKTVIVITHHLYLMPDYADRAIVMGKGTVLLDAPLRQAYHQTDLLESTYLTPPQSVVLSQHLSKICDRDYPLVTPQEFANCFQQLSLGKLKT
- the clpS gene encoding ATP-dependent Clp protease adapter ClpS: MSTETITRPTTIRKIAPRYRVLLHNDDYNSMEYVVQTLMQVVNGLTQPQAVDIMMAAHASGCALVITCVQEHAEFYCEGLQSKGLTSTIEPEE
- a CDS encoding CPBP family intramembrane glutamic endopeptidase codes for the protein MNFDRLISRLNSYQAPIRIILFLLTLLAIWLPISAPMYLIFGEPVGIALTILLYCEFLGLIWWWGRKISQYAHPFRYYGLSFTSQNGRDFLFGLSLGSATLFIFMGLQASLGWLALQTVHWHDPLPTRLLPAIGVYFVDWQGAIAPGLLTSIGVGFAEEMLFRGWILSELERDYSKRTALISASLFFAVLHFIKPLNVILATWSQFVGLVILSMALVLARWRCDGRLGVAIGLHGGLVWCYYIVNTTHLLKPTGAVPEWVTGLNGNPLAGLMGIIFLSAIAIGFRYSPKKQA